A genome region from Rhodothermales bacterium includes the following:
- a CDS encoding sulfotransferase, which translates to MSATPTPFFIVGASRSGTTMLRLLLNAHSRIGVPKELAFFTQAMQKGALTASARGRLTAATQRDFLHAFLTKKHHIFTRVDVAALEASILKAHPTDLRAALDSVMAAWLTEQGKERWGEKTPKNLFYVDYIHALYPEARFIHIVRDPRAVVYSMNRFARFLNDSVLNAFNWYLSVKDGYGLLKRAVPASLVMTIRYEDLVAGVEDTARRMCEFLGESFEPAMLDFYRESETNIHPASAELGGVNTLTQPISTASVDKWRGGLATSEIALVEAVCGPLMEEMGYTLTGERLAGSAHLSLQARLAYCQVQRWRHRRMRAYQIASMPFERSRGTVKKWVGDEDE; encoded by the coding sequence ATGTCCGCTACACCCACGCCATTTTTTATTGTCGGCGCGAGCCGCTCGGGCACCACCATGCTCCGGCTGCTGCTCAATGCGCACTCGCGCATCGGCGTGCCCAAGGAGCTGGCTTTTTTTACGCAGGCCATGCAAAAGGGCGCGCTTACGGCGTCGGCCCGGGGCCGGCTCACCGCCGCGACCCAGCGCGACTTCCTGCACGCCTTCCTGACGAAGAAGCACCACATCTTCACCCGGGTGGATGTGGCCGCGCTCGAGGCCTCCATCCTGAAGGCGCACCCGACCGATCTTCGGGCCGCGCTTGACAGCGTGATGGCCGCCTGGTTGACGGAACAAGGCAAAGAGCGCTGGGGCGAAAAAACGCCCAAAAACCTCTTTTACGTCGATTACATCCACGCGCTGTACCCCGAGGCGCGGTTCATCCACATCGTCCGCGATCCACGCGCCGTCGTTTATTCCATGAACCGATTCGCCCGGTTTTTGAACGACAGCGTGTTAAATGCCTTCAACTGGTACCTGTCGGTGAAGGACGGGTACGGGCTGCTGAAGCGGGCGGTGCCGGCGTCGCTCGTGATGACGATCCGATACGAGGACCTCGTCGCCGGCGTCGAGGACACCGCGCGGCGGATGTGCGAATTCCTGGGCGAGTCGTTCGAGCCGGCGATGCTGGACTTCTACCGCGAGTCCGAAACCAACATCCACCCGGCGTCCGCCGAACTGGGCGGCGTCAATACCCTGACACAGCCGATCTCCACGGCCAGCGTGGATAAGTGGCGGGGTGGGCTGGCGACAAGCGAGATCGCCCTCGTGGAAGCCGTGTGCGGACCTCTGATGGAGGAGATGGGGTATACCCTGACCGGGGAGCGGCTGGCGGGAAGCGCGCACCTGTCGCTCCAGGCCAGGCTCGCCTACTGTCAGGTTCAACGCTGGCGGCACCGGCGGATGCGGGCGTACCAAATTGCGTCCATGCCCTTCGAACGGTCGCGCGGGACGGTGAAAAAATGGGTGGGCGATGAGGATGAATAG
- a CDS encoding sulfotransferase translates to MVEAPIHNETSEALAAGSSVDWRREPIFIVGIMPRSGTNFLHRLLCQHPDCGAINTTPVREDYLLHHIEGLNRYVGRLRWQWGHWGADEGFVQALADRLGLGAAAFLKSLSGARRIVTKTPSVANLNLFARYFRHSPLLVIVRDGRSVVASGMSGFGWKFETATREWAAAARAIARFRERGDSAAFRFQVVQYERLSAETSASLQDIFTFLELDANRYDFEKAGQTPIYGSSFESKEGEALTWKPKEKPANFDAGARWTSWSRFQRERFDWLAGDELTSLGYERETHGGARLPWGVLNRLLDGWYHVSRMPRRLARSVREASKAFVTHLSGRHVEKADLRR, encoded by the coding sequence ATGGTCGAAGCGCCCATCCATAACGAAACATCGGAAGCGCTGGCGGCGGGCTCGTCGGTCGACTGGCGTCGCGAGCCCATCTTTATCGTGGGTATCATGCCGCGGAGTGGGACAAATTTCCTGCACCGGCTGTTGTGTCAGCATCCGGACTGCGGGGCGATCAACACGACGCCGGTCCGTGAAGACTATCTGCTCCACCACATCGAGGGCCTGAACCGGTATGTCGGCCGGCTCCGCTGGCAGTGGGGGCACTGGGGGGCCGACGAGGGGTTCGTCCAGGCGCTGGCGGACCGCCTCGGGCTCGGCGCGGCGGCGTTCCTGAAGTCGCTCTCCGGCGCGCGCCGGATCGTTACCAAAACGCCCAGCGTCGCCAACCTGAACCTGTTTGCCCGTTACTTCCGGCACTCGCCGCTGCTCGTGATCGTGCGGGACGGCCGATCGGTCGTCGCCTCGGGCATGTCCGGCTTCGGCTGGAAGTTCGAGACCGCCACCCGCGAGTGGGCTGCCGCCGCGCGCGCCATCGCCCGCTTCCGCGAACGGGGCGACAGCGCCGCGTTTCGTTTCCAGGTGGTGCAATACGAGCGGCTGAGCGCCGAGACGTCCGCCAGCCTGCAGGATATCTTCACGTTTCTGGAGCTGGACGCAAACCGCTACGACTTCGAGAAGGCCGGCCAGACCCCCATTTACGGCTCCTCGTTCGAGTCGAAGGAGGGCGAAGCCCTTACCTGGAAGCCGAAGGAGAAGCCCGCTAATTTCGACGCCGGCGCCCGGTGGACGTCCTGGTCTCGTTTTCAGCGCGAGCGCTTCGACTGGCTCGCCGGCGACGAATTGACCTCGCTCGGGTACGAGCGAGAAACCCATGGCGGCGCCCGCCTGCCGTGGGGCGTCCTGAATCGGCTGCTCGACGGCTGGTACCATGTGAGCCGCATGCCGCGCCGGTTGGCCCGGAGTGTCCGGGAGGCGTCAAAGGCCTTTGTGACTCACCTCAGCGGCCGGCACGTTGAAAAGGCGGATCTCCGCCGCTAA
- a CDS encoding sulfotransferase: MSIATAIVTQADAALSRMHRKLKRYLERGRIAKKKELQLTLGKAYERAWNGFPCVFALSTGRTGTQTMASMLSLSPQVLAQHEPAPRLVRASYEAFMDEQEGWMERWQPFALAVRDDFVLEASAEGRVYVESNNRITYMAPAFAAAFPDSRFIFSHRDPYQVIRSGMQRGAYQGGNMAWNFARIHPRTDDPAYAAWDSYSNLQREAWRWARINGYARAFFDTLPEERRLDLPARAFFSNDMEIYRKLFAFVGVPCPDEGAIRAVTGKQLNAQAHFDGLDFEWTDALRAEVRPIVQPVAEALGYTV, encoded by the coding sequence ATGAGTATAGCCACAGCCATCGTAACGCAGGCCGACGCGGCGCTCTCGCGGATGCACCGCAAGCTGAAACGGTATCTCGAACGCGGGCGCATCGCTAAGAAGAAGGAGTTGCAGCTCACGCTAGGCAAGGCGTACGAGCGCGCGTGGAACGGCTTCCCCTGCGTTTTTGCGTTATCGACGGGGCGGACGGGGACGCAGACGATGGCGTCGATGCTGAGCCTATCGCCGCAGGTGCTGGCGCAACACGAGCCGGCGCCGCGCCTGGTGCGCGCCTCCTACGAGGCGTTCATGGACGAACAGGAGGGCTGGATGGAACGCTGGCAGCCGTTTGCGCTTGCCGTTCGGGACGACTTCGTGCTCGAGGCCAGCGCCGAAGGGCGCGTCTACGTCGAATCCAACAACCGGATCACCTACATGGCGCCAGCCTTCGCGGCGGCGTTTCCGGATAGCCGGTTTATCTTTTCCCACCGCGATCCCTACCAGGTCATCCGGTCGGGCATGCAGCGCGGCGCCTACCAGGGAGGCAACATGGCGTGGAATTTCGCCCGCATCCACCCGCGGACGGACGATCCGGCGTATGCCGCCTGGGATTCGTACTCGAATCTCCAGCGTGAAGCCTGGCGCTGGGCGCGCATCAACGGGTACGCGCGGGCTTTTTTTGATACCCTGCCTGAAGAACGGCGGCTCGATCTGCCCGCACGCGCATTCTTCAGTAACGACATGGAGATCTACAGGAAGCTGTTTGCATTCGTCGGCGTCCCGTGTCCCGACGAAGGGGCCATACGGGCCGTGACAGGCAAACAGCTGAACGCGCAGGCACACTTCGATGGGCTCGATTTCGAGTGGACCGACGCGCTGCGCGCGGAAGTCCGGCCGATCGTGCAGCCCGTGGCGGAAGCGCTCGGGTACACGGTTTAG
- a CDS encoding ABC transporter ATP-binding protein, with translation MISFISKRLSREVRILLGIFREHWYFLFLTCLFALLTAVFEGASIGMLIPFLRNIADTDVETFQTGWLWFDTWVLHVDGTQLERMYRICGIILVASWLRAIFGFLSEYYATIARVRYVEGMRARIIDQLLSVSLRYFSKTRAGEIINSLTTEISRVIQSLQAINVFIIRGALMLVYVGLMFYVSWQLSLIILVCFGGLSLSLGRFFKRIKKGGERVTSASGVFTSTLTELIGGVRTIAAYNTQDFERRRVNKAINRLAKAMIRNGYERLKVTPISQGVISTLLIVIILVATQYYVLPGKLDVALLLAFVFALVRMMPLITELNKNRGTWASLHGSLINVAELLRTDNKPYLVEGKGTIQSLKEGIVFENVSFGYDSDSEVLQDINVRIERARTTAIVGTSGAGKSTLVDLIPRFYDPTQGRVLWDGVDLRDVNSRSLREKIAVVSQSTFIFNDSIRANIAYGLGDIPDERILEVAGQANALEFIADMPAGLDTVLGDSGMRLSGGQRQRIAIARAILRDPDILILDEATSALDSVSEKLVQQSLERLMRGRTVIAIAHRLSTVENADWVVVVEKGRIVEQGPYSELLRKKGKLWEFHSIQFQQAIEA, from the coding sequence ATGATTTCATTTATTAGCAAACGATTGAGCCGAGAGGTCCGCATTCTTCTGGGCATCTTTCGTGAGCACTGGTACTTTCTGTTTCTGACGTGCCTGTTTGCGCTCCTCACGGCCGTTTTCGAGGGCGCCAGCATCGGCATGTTGATTCCGTTTCTGCGCAACATCGCAGATACGGATGTGGAGACGTTCCAGACGGGGTGGCTGTGGTTCGATACCTGGGTATTGCATGTGGATGGGACGCAACTCGAACGCATGTACCGGATCTGTGGTATCATCCTCGTCGCGTCGTGGTTGCGGGCGATATTCGGGTTTCTGTCGGAGTATTATGCCACGATCGCGCGGGTTCGATATGTCGAGGGGATGCGGGCGCGGATCATCGACCAGCTGTTGTCCGTCTCGCTGCGGTATTTCTCGAAGACGCGCGCCGGCGAGATCATCAACAGCCTCACGACCGAGATCAGCCGCGTCATCCAGTCGCTCCAGGCTATCAACGTCTTCATCATCCGTGGTGCGTTGATGCTGGTGTATGTCGGCCTGATGTTCTACGTCTCGTGGCAGCTGTCGCTGATCATCCTGGTCTGTTTCGGCGGCCTCTCGTTGTCCCTCGGGCGGTTTTTTAAGCGCATCAAGAAGGGTGGCGAGCGGGTCACCTCGGCCAGCGGGGTGTTCACCTCCACGCTGACGGAGTTGATCGGCGGGGTGCGGACGATCGCGGCCTACAACACGCAGGACTTCGAGCGCCGGCGGGTCAACAAAGCCATCAATCGGCTCGCGAAGGCGATGATCCGCAACGGGTACGAGCGCCTCAAGGTCACCCCGATCTCGCAGGGCGTCATTAGCACGTTACTTATCGTCATCATCCTCGTCGCCACGCAATATTATGTATTGCCAGGTAAACTGGATGTCGCACTGCTGCTCGCCTTCGTCTTCGCGCTGGTGCGCATGATGCCGCTCATCACCGAGTTGAACAAAAACCGCGGCACCTGGGCTAGCCTCCATGGGTCGCTCATCAACGTGGCGGAGTTGCTCCGGACCGACAACAAGCCGTACCTCGTCGAGGGGAAGGGCACCATCCAATCGCTGAAGGAAGGCATCGTATTCGAAAACGTGTCTTTCGGGTACGACAGCGACAGCGAGGTGCTGCAGGACATCAACGTCCGCATCGAGCGCGCCCGAACGACGGCCATCGTGGGCACGTCCGGCGCCGGCAAATCGACCCTCGTCGATCTCATCCCGCGCTTCTACGACCCCACACAGGGCCGCGTGTTGTGGGATGGCGTGGACCTGCGCGACGTGAACTCCCGGTCCCTCCGCGAGAAGATCGCCGTCGTCAGCCAGAGCACCTTCATCTTCAACGACTCCATCCGCGCCAACATCGCGTACGGCCTTGGCGACATCCCGGACGAGCGGATCCTTGAGGTCGCCGGTCAGGCGAACGCGCTGGAGTTCATCGCGGACATGCCGGCCGGGCTCGACACTGTCCTCGGCGATAGCGGCATGCGCCTCTCCGGCGGCCAGCGCCAGCGCATCGCCATCGCCCGCGCCATCCTCCGGGACCCGGACATCCTCATCCTCGACGAGGCCACGAGCGCGCTCGACAGCGTCTCCGAAAAACTTGTCCAGCAATCCCTCGAACGCCTCATGCGCGGCCGGACCGTCATCGCGATCGCCCACCGGCTATCCACCGTCGAAAACGCCGACTGGGTCGTGGTCGTCGAAAAGGGCCGCATCGTCGAACAAGGGCCCTATAGCGAATTGCTCCGGAAAAAAGGCAAACTCTGGGAGTTTCATTCGATCCAGTTCCAGCAAGCCATCGAAGCGTGA
- a CDS encoding polysaccharide biosynthesis tyrosine autokinase, translated as MAAPEKTSIDLGEIWNTILQGKWIILVTCMLISAGIVAYKYTETPLFEASSLVSIASGSSAASPTDRLSTYSVSVNSQADELSFLNNSGELSRRVAQRLIEVADALGSNAYFSVLSAPEGSPPLTLEEIALRIRVRVLFLPSEQNMITIKALSPSQVESVRLANLYAQEYQLMDKERSRARLVQARQFVQELLAKRREELAALDYRWEAMFSSSEAISGGTTGEVFLTQYATLTSDLETKELELQAEQRTREHLAKEYERVAPNLVSQVSSGIDSEIQALQERIAEEKMKAEEYYIYDPTRRGRESEVPELNELIVGIKNLEERKNALAYQLVSETLSAGTATTRGTVEPLSYATQLRAQILEKDMAINELTFNVNALSRRVNEAEKKLRTIPTMTLERQQLERERAVVEQGYKTLQQELQQAEIAEQSDIGNVSIIREAQQPLPVGNDLTQSLVLGLLLGLGFGTGMAFVRKAVDRRVARPADVRDMGFQLVGVIPEMHRDIKESHGGSELVEYNGAQLNAHLVTALQPGSSIAENYRLTRTNIDFLFEDNPPQVVLITSPEAGDGKSVTSVNLAIAMAESGRRTLLIDLDLRRPSCHKLMGRDRAPGFVDLLTHPGEFLLEEFETTIPYLHFIPAGTTSNRPSELVGSSLLKDGINSLREMFDTIIVDSPPVLAVTDAVVLSTICDATIVVVNADATDQQALTVTRQTLEAVGVTVAGVILNRFDARRAGMKGYYIYGYDSSYSYDQPVPSGTRA; from the coding sequence ATGGCGGCGCCTGAGAAGACGTCGATCGATCTCGGCGAGATCTGGAATACGATCCTCCAGGGTAAGTGGATTATCCTGGTGACCTGTATGCTGATTTCGGCCGGCATCGTCGCCTATAAATATACCGAGACGCCCCTGTTCGAGGCGTCCAGCCTGGTGTCCATCGCCTCGGGTAGCTCGGCCGCGTCGCCGACCGACCGCCTGTCCACCTACAGCGTCAGCGTGAACTCCCAGGCGGACGAGCTGAGCTTCCTCAACAACTCGGGCGAGCTGAGCCGGCGCGTGGCGCAGCGGCTCATCGAAGTGGCCGATGCCCTGGGCTCGAACGCCTACTTCTCCGTGCTGAGCGCTCCGGAGGGCAGCCCGCCGCTCACACTCGAGGAGATCGCCCTGCGGATCCGCGTCCGCGTGCTGTTCCTGCCGTCCGAGCAGAACATGATCACCATCAAGGCGCTGAGCCCATCGCAGGTCGAGTCGGTCCGCCTCGCCAATCTCTATGCGCAGGAATACCAGCTGATGGACAAGGAACGCAGCCGCGCCCGCCTGGTGCAGGCGCGCCAGTTCGTCCAGGAGCTGCTCGCCAAACGCCGCGAGGAGCTGGCGGCGTTGGATTACCGCTGGGAGGCCATGTTCAGCAGCAGCGAGGCGATTTCGGGTGGCACGACGGGGGAGGTGTTTCTCACCCAGTACGCGACGTTGACCTCCGATCTGGAGACGAAGGAGTTGGAGTTGCAGGCGGAGCAGCGGACGCGTGAGCATCTGGCGAAGGAGTACGAACGCGTCGCGCCGAACCTGGTCAGCCAGGTCAGCTCGGGCATCGATTCGGAAATTCAGGCGCTTCAGGAACGGATCGCCGAGGAGAAAATGAAGGCCGAAGAGTACTACATCTACGATCCGACGCGTCGCGGGCGGGAGAGTGAAGTCCCCGAACTCAACGAACTCATCGTCGGCATCAAGAACCTCGAGGAGCGCAAAAATGCGCTGGCGTACCAGCTTGTGAGCGAGACGCTGAGTGCCGGCACCGCGACAACCCGCGGCACAGTCGAGCCCCTCAGCTACGCCACGCAGCTCCGGGCCCAGATCCTCGAGAAGGACATGGCGATCAACGAACTCACGTTTAACGTGAACGCGTTGAGCCGGCGGGTGAACGAGGCCGAGAAGAAGCTGCGTACCATCCCGACGATGACGCTGGAGCGCCAGCAGCTCGAACGGGAGCGCGCCGTGGTGGAGCAGGGATACAAAACACTCCAACAGGAGCTCCAGCAGGCCGAAATCGCCGAACAGTCCGACATCGGGAACGTCTCCATCATCCGCGAAGCTCAGCAGCCCCTGCCTGTCGGCAACGACCTCACGCAGAGCCTCGTCCTGGGCCTGTTGCTCGGGCTCGGTTTCGGCACCGGCATGGCGTTCGTGCGCAAGGCGGTGGACCGCCGCGTGGCGCGGCCTGCCGACGTGCGGGACATGGGCTTCCAGCTGGTCGGCGTGATTCCGGAGATGCATCGGGACATCAAGGAGAGCCACGGCGGCAGCGAACTCGTCGAATACAACGGCGCTCAGCTGAACGCCCACCTGGTTACCGCGCTCCAACCGGGCTCGTCGATCGCCGAGAACTACCGGCTGACGCGGACGAACATCGACTTCTTGTTCGAGGACAACCCGCCGCAGGTGGTGCTCATTACGAGCCCCGAAGCCGGCGACGGCAAAAGCGTCACCTCCGTCAACCTCGCCATCGCTATGGCGGAAAGCGGCCGACGGACGTTGCTGATCGACCTGGACCTGCGCCGGCCCTCGTGCCACAAGCTCATGGGCCGCGACCGCGCGCCGGGGTTTGTCGACCTGCTCACCCATCCCGGAGAGTTTTTGCTGGAGGAGTTCGAGACCACGATCCCGTACCTCCACTTTATCCCGGCCGGCACCACCTCGAACCGTCCGTCCGAACTTGTCGGCTCGTCTCTTTTGAAAGACGGCATTAATAGCCTGCGCGAAATGTTCGATACCATCATCGTGGATTCGCCGCCAGTGCTGGCCGTGACCGACGCGGTCGTGCTGTCGACGATCTGCGACGCGACGATCGTTGTCGTAAACGCCGACGCCACGGACCAGCAGGCGCTGACTGTGACGCGTCAGACGCTGGAAGCGGTCGGCGTGACTGTCGCCGGCGTGATCCTCAACCGGTTCGACGCGCGCCGCGCCGGCATGAAAGGATACTACATCTACGGGTACGATAGCTCCTACAGCTACGACCAACCCGTTCCGAGCGGAACCAGAGCGTAA